A portion of the Ammospiza caudacuta isolate bAmmCau1 chromosome 25, bAmmCau1.pri, whole genome shotgun sequence genome contains these proteins:
- the RHCE gene encoding blood group Rh(CE) polypeptide isoform X1, whose amino-acid sequence MPSRYLSFRCSVPWLILVLQALLLLRSFFGFPGVSDTYSSSNSYPELQDVNHMVIFGFGFFLMVLRRYGFSSTGFNFLLVVLGVQCSVLAEDLSVFLRGGRNAAGLQSLAKAFVSVTAVVISTGAVLGRANPVQLIVMTLVELIFFYVSRYINETFLEVPEHLTGMHVFLFGAYFGLALASRFPEAPPGLDKDRSTPKSELFSVLGTVFVWVFWPSFNSILPFFKMQAVLNTYLALAVSAVAAFMLSALTSRDGKFRLAQIRSAVLAGGVTISCTAERIHHPWIAMVLGLLATVITILGSHCVQRCFNPALKLQDTSGVHFTFGLPAVLGAVAAVVLTVVEDGIDTRWNELSRLGYDAFVYIGAFCQTISTALITGLITGLILNIKLLKAVHVSKYFDDQFYWEVSFKLISDSLWGSSFSTLMKNFRYLN is encoded by the exons ATGCCTTCCCGCTACCTGAGCTTCCGCTGCAGCGTGCCCTGGCTGATCCTtgtgctgcaggctctgctcctcctgcgcTCCTTCTTCGGCTTCCCAGGCGTCAGTGACACCTACTCCTCATCCAACTCCTACCCAG AATTGCAAGATGTCAACCACATGGTGATTTTTGGATTTGGCTTCTTCCTGATGGTTCTGAGAAGATATGGCTTTAGCAGCACCGGGTTCAACTTCCTGCTCGTTGTTCTGGGTGtccagtgctctgtgctggcagaggatTTATCAGTTTTCCTTAGGGGAGGGCGAAATGCAGCTGGTTTGCAAAG CCTAGCAAAGGCTTTTGTGAGCGTGACTGCTGTGGTCATCTCcactggggctgtcctgggtaGGGCCAATCCTGTGCAGCTCATCGTCATGACCCTGGTGGAATTAATCTTCTTCTACGTGAGCAGATACATCAACGAGACGTTCCTGGAG GTCCCTGAGCACCTCACTGGGATGCACGTGTTCCTCTTTGGAGCCTACTTTGGCCTGGCACTCGCCTCCCGCTTCCCTGAGGCTCCCCCGGGGCTGGACAAGGACAGGAGCACCCCAAAGTCAGAGCTGTTCTCAGTGCTGG GCACTGTGTTTGTCTGGGTGTTCTGGCCGAGCTTCAATTCTATCCTGCCTTTCTTCAAGATGCAAGCAGTGCTCAACACTTACCTGGCCCTGGCAGTGAGTGCTGTGGCTGCCTTCATGTTGTCTGCTCTGACCTCCAGGGATGGCAAATTCAGACTG GCTCAGATCCGCAGTGCGGTGCTGGCTGGAGGGGTCACCATCAGCTGCACCGCAGAGCGCATCCACCACCCCTGGATTGCcatggtgctggggctgctggccacTGTCATCACCATCCTGGGCTCTCACTGTGTGCAG AGGTGCTTTAATCCTGCCTTGAAGCTCCAGGATACTTCTGGAGTTCATTTCACTTTTGGGTTGCCCGCTGTGCTTGGAGCTGTGGCCGCTGTTGTGCTCACAGTTGTAGAAGATGGGATTGACACACGATGGAATGAGTTATCCAG aCTGGGTTATGATGCCTTTGTTTATATTGGTGCCTTCTGCCAGACCATCAGCACTGCCCTGATAACAGGTTTGATTACAG GTTTGATCTTAAACATCAAACTGCTGAAAGCTGTGCATGTCTCCAAGTACTTTGATGACCAGTTTTACTGGGAGGTGAGTTTCAAACTCATTTCAGATTCACTGTGGGGGAGTTCATTTAGCACCTTGATGAAGAACTTCAggtatttgaattaa
- the RHCE gene encoding blood group Rh(CE) polypeptide isoform X2: protein MPSRYLSFRCSVPWLILVLQALLLLRSFFGFPGVSDTYSSSNSYPELQDVNHMVIFGFGFFLMVLRRYGFSSTGFNFLLVVLGVQCSVLAEDLSVFLRGGRNAAGLQSLAKAFVSVTAVVISTGAVLGRANPVQLIVMTLVELIFFYVSRYINETFLEVPEHLTGMHVFLFGAYFGLALASRFPEAPPGLDKDRSTPKSELFSVLGTVFVWVFWPSFNSILPFFKMQAVLNTYLALAVSAVAAFMLSALTSRDGKFRLAQIRSAVLAGGVTISCTAERIHHPWIAMVLGLLATVITILGSHCVQRCFNPALKLQDTSGVHFTFGLPAVLGAVAAVVLTVVEDGIDTRWNELSRLGYDAFVYIGAFCQTISTALITGLITGLILNIKLLKAVHVSKYFDDQFYWEFPHLSVGF, encoded by the exons ATGCCTTCCCGCTACCTGAGCTTCCGCTGCAGCGTGCCCTGGCTGATCCTtgtgctgcaggctctgctcctcctgcgcTCCTTCTTCGGCTTCCCAGGCGTCAGTGACACCTACTCCTCATCCAACTCCTACCCAG AATTGCAAGATGTCAACCACATGGTGATTTTTGGATTTGGCTTCTTCCTGATGGTTCTGAGAAGATATGGCTTTAGCAGCACCGGGTTCAACTTCCTGCTCGTTGTTCTGGGTGtccagtgctctgtgctggcagaggatTTATCAGTTTTCCTTAGGGGAGGGCGAAATGCAGCTGGTTTGCAAAG CCTAGCAAAGGCTTTTGTGAGCGTGACTGCTGTGGTCATCTCcactggggctgtcctgggtaGGGCCAATCCTGTGCAGCTCATCGTCATGACCCTGGTGGAATTAATCTTCTTCTACGTGAGCAGATACATCAACGAGACGTTCCTGGAG GTCCCTGAGCACCTCACTGGGATGCACGTGTTCCTCTTTGGAGCCTACTTTGGCCTGGCACTCGCCTCCCGCTTCCCTGAGGCTCCCCCGGGGCTGGACAAGGACAGGAGCACCCCAAAGTCAGAGCTGTTCTCAGTGCTGG GCACTGTGTTTGTCTGGGTGTTCTGGCCGAGCTTCAATTCTATCCTGCCTTTCTTCAAGATGCAAGCAGTGCTCAACACTTACCTGGCCCTGGCAGTGAGTGCTGTGGCTGCCTTCATGTTGTCTGCTCTGACCTCCAGGGATGGCAAATTCAGACTG GCTCAGATCCGCAGTGCGGTGCTGGCTGGAGGGGTCACCATCAGCTGCACCGCAGAGCGCATCCACCACCCCTGGATTGCcatggtgctggggctgctggccacTGTCATCACCATCCTGGGCTCTCACTGTGTGCAG AGGTGCTTTAATCCTGCCTTGAAGCTCCAGGATACTTCTGGAGTTCATTTCACTTTTGGGTTGCCCGCTGTGCTTGGAGCTGTGGCCGCTGTTGTGCTCACAGTTGTAGAAGATGGGATTGACACACGATGGAATGAGTTATCCAG aCTGGGTTATGATGCCTTTGTTTATATTGGTGCCTTCTGCCAGACCATCAGCACTGCCCTGATAACAGGTTTGATTACAG GTTTGATCTTAAACATCAAACTGCTGAAAGCTGTGCATGTCTCCAAGTACTTTGATGACCAGTTTTACTGGGAG TTTCCCCACTTGTCTGTTGGATTTTGA